The Astyanax mexicanus isolate ESR-SI-001 chromosome 14, AstMex3_surface, whole genome shotgun sequence genome window below encodes:
- the LOC125781096 gene encoding uncharacterized protein LOC125781096 isoform X2 has protein sequence MALRQLSTEELIKKLVDAGVEITAEEAQRFRENDVDGETVDCGLTEAMIAYLFDKSFKKQLKFRDFVSQHKEVILSLDDITPDVENLIQIERKEPVCQRLPAVMSIPCFPKDVQSRLDAKESCQKVPRDRNKIIRTLYEMMAQYTMYPTNAEYVQVAKALIVKYPFLKDVEGNGYHTWHMSLKRKFKAERAPLLNDTEVKKFKEKFHQARKSTDGPETLHVKRTKTFVESCIVGEDATSVEAHVKALHEQYRKTQPDLAIVKDRMKKTFAWRR, from the exons ATGGCGCTGAGGCAGCTCTCAACTGAGGAGCTGATAAAAAAGTTGGTGGACGCAGGAGTCGAAATAACAGCAGAGGAGGCTCAGAGGTTCAGAG aaaatgatgTGGATGGAGagacagttgactgtggactTACAGAAGCCATGATTGCTTATCTCTTTGATAAGTCTttcaaaaaacaattaaaatttagAGATTTTGTGTCTCAACACAAGGAGGTAATTCTTTCTTTGGATGATATCACACCAGATGTAGAAAACCTGATTCAAATTGAAAG aaAGGAGCCAGTTTGCCAAAGACTGCCTGCTGTGATGTCCATTCCGTGTTTTCCAAAAGATGTCCAAAGCCGCCTGGATGCCAAAGAGAGTTGTCAGAAGGTCCCAAGAGATCGTAACAAAATTATTAGGACACTCTATGAAATGATGGCACAGTACACAAT GTATCCTACCAATGCAGAGTATGTTCAGGTTGCCAAAGCTTTGATTGTGAAGTACCCTTTCTTGAAGGATGTTGAGGGGAATGGTTAT CATACCTGGCATATGTCACTTAAGAGGAAGTTCAAGGCAGAACGGGCGCCACTTCTCAACGACACCGAGGTCAAAAAGTTTAAAGAGAAGTTTCACCAAGCAAGGAAGTCAACAGATGGACCTGAAACTTTGCATGTCAAGCGTACTAAGACATTTGTG GAATCATGCATTGTTGGAGAGGATGCTACATCTGTTGAGGCCCATGTCAAGGCATTGCATGAACAGTACAGGAAGACACAACCTGATTTGGCGATCGTGAAGGACCGCATGAAAAAGACATTTGCATGGCGTCGTTGA